attttttgttaacatatatatatatatatacacacgttcAAAACAAATGtggtttatctatatatataacgtgtatatatatatctctttatatatatataaagaaaatgagataaaatagaattccaaaaatgtttgagtcctactcaaatacttctcttggtttctagaaatttatcaataccaaagtcaaaatatcctagtccaactaggaccaaaaaatgctcacattaaatatgaaattcatctcatgaattttacgttccgtattgcttatcattcttagtgtgcgaccctataggttcccgtaatgttggtagtaattataaaatcctattttagaattacaagcagtgagtgatgtctagcaacatatcactgctacccaaattacgagaaagtcaatgTTTCGACTCAACCTTTACCGCGACTAATGTTACAGTGTTGTAAAAtccttttatcctcgatattttgattgaacacgagacatggatatgtcacactcgtatagctcaatcaatgtttcctgattcccgaataagctaatcgaaacaaatgacattgatatcattatatcaactcatttgagcatggccGTGCATTTATCAActctattcaatcaagaggccttagatatcaatctcgtgttatgagaaggacaaattccatcttgatcactcacatccctctacataatttattatacacctgatcaccacctttatagccaCCTTGTTAAGGGCAATGTTTGatagtgtcaaaatgaacaatttcttatgtcgggaacaatggtgatctcaggtcgaaggactacaaaacaccatcatcacaatgaaattatttatgacatccataacacgatccatgtaatgatttcatggtgggtcgatccagtacataaattctccaatttatgtacctacatgttgacttaatatcatatattaatcaagcacatattagcctctacacattattgtcgtccctgttaacaataatatttggctaaggacatttaagaatatacattatattctagggacattattacaataatttatactacacagatataaataattacaataactaaaataactttattaataaaatatccatgataatataatgtgctaaagaatcatcatatgattgactttagtgcacactctccaacaGTTTGTCAATTacagaaacagagagaaagaaagcaTTTTCATCGGGAAAGGAGTCTATCTATCTGCCTAGCTTTGGTAGATTTCCCCCAACGCAATCCACAGAAATTCCACGAATCCCTTGGTGGATAAGTCCGACGACTCAGCAGCAGTGCATCgttttcatgaatttggcacTGCCAACTGTAGAGCACGATCGTAGTTGCTTACTTTTTTTGTTCAAGACCTTCTGGATTAAATGTTTTGCATGTTCTCTTACCAATTCTAGATGAAAGATCATGAGCATGGTTACTTACCTTTTCTTCTTCAAGACATTTTCTGTGGTtacttactttttctttttcaagacATTTTCTGTGTTAAAGGTTCTCCTAGCAATTCTAGATGCAATTCTAGATGAAAGATCATGATTCAATTCTAGATGAAAGATCATGAGCATGtttactttttcttcttcaagacATTTTCTGTGTTAAAGGTTGTACTGGTTGTTTTTCAGTTTTGATGAAGGAAAAGTGAGTGGGAAGTCACTACCACcgtacaaaaaagaagaaaaagttgaGTTGTGTCAGTTGTCATACCTACTCACTCCCTGGTTTGGGACTTAGACACGAATTGGTGCACAATTTAagtgattttatgatttttttcaataaCTACAATCTATTATGTGACATGTTTCACGAGCGCCAGAGGCGGACCGACGTGGAAAGGACTGGGGGCACATGCCcccagtgaaaaaaaaattttaatacaaaatattctataattagttaattatatgTCAAATAAAGTGTAAGGCCCCtaatcaaaaaaattgatgcccCCAACCATTAATTTTTACCCAATCCACTAACTAGTttagacccaacccaacctcaTAAATCCTAGAAATTGTTCACGCTACAGATTCAACAAAAAAAGCTCAAGCACATGACATTTTGAGATACTTgtaatcatttgattttgttttcaatttgcaaCAAATGTTGACTATGTTGGGGATTACATATGAATTATCATTGGCTTTGCAAATAAAAGATGGAGACATGTTGAATGCTATTGTCATAATTACAATGTATCTTCTTATTGCTTTgaactattattaatgtgtttttgtatttgcaatcaataatcataaatcgattacatatacaacccaaaaaaaaattccgagGGTGCTGCTCCTGGACCCCCCACAATACTTTTGTGCCCCCACTGAATCAAATTCCTGGATCCGTCACTGACGAGCGCTACATACTCCCCTCCAAGTTTTACTAAGCGCACCCCAAAATCTCGTCAAAATATTTAATCTTGAAACACTAACATTGTTTCTATCACATGACTCTCACCGACTCCAAACCCTTCATCTTTCTCCTTCTCTTGTTGTCTTCATCTATCAAAAACCCAACCAATGACCCAAATCCTCTGTTCATCTTAACCATTGGGGTTCGCAAAGTTCTCAGTGGTTCCCCACCGCGGTGTCTCCCATTCCACGGAATGTGAATATGGGTTGAAGAAGTCCACCCACCGCTTGCTCTCCACCCAGAACGGGATTGGTTGCCCTCTTTCGGCCGGTTATCGATCTTCTTTGTCCGGTGATCCCTATCTTGTACACATAGTATAAGATAAGAGATAAAATAAGCAATTGGGTTCTCTGAAGAGATAGAATCaagtataataattaatattgattGTATTGTTCAAGAGTTACAATTATATAGGATTTACAAGTTGTCCAAGATATGTACTAGTTGTAACAAATAGAAACCAAGTATATCTGAGTACGTATAACAATACGAGagtcttttattaggttattttgttaagtcaaGTCTTAGTTATGATTGGAGTCATATAAGTTTACTTTTAGGaatcctagttttatttgaaggaaatttcttatgtaattaggattactaggagaCAAGTATTGATTTTTATCTAATCAACAACTGCAACCACGGTTTGTTACAAGTATTGATATTAAATTAGATAGAAAAACGTGTTAGGTTAGGGATCCACACTAGAATAAACCCTAGAAAGACAAATCCAATACTACAATAAACCCTCGGCTGCTAGAAGGTACTCTCACAGTCTCTCTCTTAGAAACGCCAAGTACTCTTATACTCGAGTCAGTTTTGTGATCCTATTTATAATTCTCAATAGTTCATATTCGTTTGTTGTCTATGTGATTTGTGATTTGATGCTCCTTAGTTTGAGGTGAAAACAATGAATTCCGGTTATCTTCCATTTCATGTGGTCACCGGTGTGTTCTGCCGATTGCCTGTGAAAACACTTATACGCTTCAAAAGCGTATCGAAACAATGTCATTCTCTCATTGAGGATCCACACTTCATCAAATCTCACCTTGAACGATCCAAAAACTCACTGATTCTTCGATCGCAAAACTCACTGATTCGTCGAGAATCTTCGAAATTATACTTGGTGGGACTGGATTCTATGGAGATGATCACAGAATTTGGTGATCTGCCTTGGTTCAGAGACAGTTACGTGGATGAATGTTCTTGCAACGGCCTGATAATTTTTTGTTGCCATCCCCATGATACTATAGTAAGATCCCCATGATACTATAgtaagaggaggaggaggaggaagagaaacAATCATATGTTGGAATTTTGCAACCAGAGAGCATCATATGATACCACCTCCATATTCTTATATGCCCTATCCGGATTGGCGCCATATGGGTTCATATGTTTACACATATTCTAAGCGTTGGCCGACGGCGACCATGGTTTTACACAATTACAGAAGGGGATATGGGCTTGGATATGACTCTGTTTCTGATGATTATAAGCTGGTTTTAATCGACGATACATTGGAGTTGGGTGATATATCAATTGTTTATAGTATGAAAAGAAACTACTGGGAATGGAGTAGAATTCCCCTTGATCTCTTCATGCTCGAAGCAAGAGGATCCTTTGTCGAAGGATTTCTCAATTGGGGTTCTGGAAGAAATATTGTTGCTTTTGCTCTTGACACTGAAGAATTCTGTCAGGTGCCTCTTCCCAACGGCATCAAGGGTTTAGCACTTATGAACGTGGGCGTATTGGGAGGATGCCTAATGATGACTCATGCTAATATAAGCGAATCCAAGCGTAATGTGTGGGTGATGAAGGATTATATGGTGAAAGATTCATGGAGTAAACTTTACGTATTACCTTCAGTTCCGATCAAAGTTATCGATCAGATAAGTAGTGAATGAACTTCTCTTACGAGAGGGTGGCACGATGACTGGCAACAAGTTGTGTAGGTATAACATAGTGAGCGGAGCTATGGAAGAAACTACAATCAAAGGCCTTGCTGATTGGAGCAAAATTTGTGAAGAGTTAGTTTTTGTAGAAAGTTTGATTCCGATCAATAAATTATTTGGAGAAAGAAGCAAACCTGCAATAACCCAAGGGAAAGAAGGGaagttttctctctcttacttacCTAATCATAATGTTGTTGCTTATTAttgttgctttctttctttcatttaaGATAATGTAATCATGGTATTCCTCTGCCATAAGCGAGGGCAATTAATAAAATCTATAAGCTACCTTCCTCTTTAtccaaaacagaaagaaaaaaaaaacactagtaGAAGAAATTCTTTAAGCATAAATACAATCCAACAATGACCTGAAATTGCCGGAATTGAATTTAAGCCTTGATAAATAAATCCGATTATTCAAAAAGTTGCAGACGACAGCATCTTATTGGTCAGGGAGTGTTACACGATTTGAAGAGTTTGTACCAATTACCAAGAAATCCAAATTATCTTCAGCAGTAAACTGATCACGACTCGCTCATATATATAGTCTTTAGAGTTGCAGCTGTAGGAGAAGCCCACAACCACCCGTGTCTCCAAGAACATCATATTTGCAGCCACCTATAGTAAATGATACTATGGCTATGATGACTCTCATGTATAAGAAAATCCACCAGAGAACCAGAGGGAGAAGGAGGTGAAGGTGTTACAAAAACACAATTCCATCTAAtctaataatatttataaagaTCATTACTACCATAGTTTAATGACTTTGTCTCTCTCTTGTGCCTTGATCATGAGGGGAACAATGATATTATTGTTGTTAATTAACAATCTGTGAATACTGACAGAACAAcataaattgattgaattgcaattg
The window above is part of the Tripterygium wilfordii isolate XIE 37 chromosome 3, ASM1340144v1, whole genome shotgun sequence genome. Proteins encoded here:
- the LOC119993030 gene encoding F-box protein CPR1-like — its product is MGSYVYTYSKRWPTATMVLHNYRRGYGLGYDSVSDDYKLVLIDDTLELGDISIVYSMKRNYWEWSRIPLDLFMLEARGSFVEGFLNWGSGRNIVAFALDTEEFCQVPLPNGIKGLALMNVGVLGGCLMMTHANISESKRNVWVMKDYMVKDSWSKLYVLPSVPIKVIDQISSE